The [Clostridium] celerecrescens 18A genomic sequence GGTATGATTCGTTTTTCGTCCAGAGATAATTCTGATTGAGAAACTCCGCTTGGAGATTCAGCTTTTATCTGACCACCTTCAGAAGTTACAATAACCGGATTCAGCTGGTCAGCCTTTGATTTCTGGCAGCCTGCCAGTAAACAGCCACACAGCAATGCCGCTGCAAATAACATCATCTTTTTTTTCATCTGCAACCCCCTTATAACTTTTTGATATTTGTATTCAGTCCGCATTAATATACTAACACCAGATGTCTAAAATAGCATTATGATTTTATATATAACATTAAAATACCGATTAAAGTATTTCATTTGACGCTCACGAAAGAGACGATAGAGTATAATTCTATCGTCTTATCTTAACAGTATTGATTTGGGGTATCGAATATTACCAAGCATAAATACTCGCTTGACAGTTAATCTCCGTAAGCCTCTCTATGTAATATTGAGTATTAATAATAAACCACAATTGGGTACTGAATCTCATAATCGTCCAAATGGATAAACCTTTAAGATCATACTCTTCTACCAATCCGGCTCTAGAGTCAAAACTTCTGGCATCTTTAAACCATACTAAATGCAGAGACCCATTGCTATCCGAATGGAAGAAGTATGGTGACTGTGCTTCTTCATTAAATTGAATTGTTATACCATTATCCGCTGCAATTTCTACCGCACGGTCAGAACTTATAGCAGCGGCTTCTGTGACGCCGGGAACATAAGGAAGTTCCCAATCATAACCTAGAGTGGTGATTCCAAATAAAATTTTTTCAGGGGGAATGATACTAACTGCATAACCTAACAATTCTCTTAAAATGTTAACCGGAAAAATTGAGTTTGGATAACTATATGACAATGCCCAATCATAAGATGAAAATATAATTCCATCTACAGATTCAGTAAATTTTCCATAATCTATTTTTTCAAAACTGACATTTGGGGCTTCAATATTCGCAATAGGCGTAATAGTAATAAGTATCTTGTAACCCTCTGAATGAAATATCGCAGAGACTCTTTTCAAATATTCTGCAAAGCTATTTATGTTCTCATAAGTGATGTTTTCAACATATATATTAATACCACAAAAACCTTTCGCTTTCATTATCTTAAGAGCGTTATCAATTACACGATCCTGCACAGAAGGATTATTTAAAATATTATAGGTCACTTCCGGGTTGATTAATCCATCTTCCGACAAAGTGGAAACAAACATCATGGGTGCGACACCATAAGTTTTAGCCAGATCGACGAGTTCGGTATCATCGGCTCTGAAGATAATTTCTCCTTCATTTGTAGCCCTATAATTGAATATAGACAGATACGTTAAAAAAGGAAGCGTTTTTATTAAAATAGGGGTATCTATATAAGAAAAGGCATAACCTATGGTTGTAATTGTTCTTGTTTTATTCGTTTGATACCTTATAACTATCGTTTCACCTACGTACAGAAATTCTCTGTCGGAAAGATATGGATTATTTCTTAGTAGCTCCATTGTCGTAGTACCATGCTGCTCCGCAATACTCTCCAAAGTATCACCGGCCTTGACGGTATAAAGTGTTTCAGGCTGAACAATCACAATCGTTTGGCCTATTGCCAAGTTACCAGGATTTGTCAAT encodes the following:
- a CDS encoding LysM peptidoglycan-binding domain-containing protein, producing the protein MIIHAVQPGDTIYSISEYYNIPVDRLILENGLTNPGNLAIGQTIVIVQPETLYTVKAGDTLESIAEQHGTTTMELLRNNPYLSDREFLYVGETIVIRYQTNKTRTITTIGYAFSYIDTPILIKTLPFLTYLSIFNYRATNEGEIIFRADDTELVDLAKTYGVAPMMFVSTLSEDGLINPEVTYNILNNPSVQDRVIDNALKIMKAKGFCGINIYVENITYENINSFAEYLKRVSAIFHSEGYKILITITPIANIEAPNVSFEKIDYGKFTESVDGIIFSSYDWALSYSYPNSIFPVNILRELLGYAVSIIPPEKILFGITTLGYDWELPYVPGVTEAAAISSDRAVEIAADNGITIQFNEEAQSPYFFHSDSNGSLHLVWFKDARSFDSRAGLVEEYDLKGLSIWTIMRFSTQLWFIINTQYYIERLTEINCQASIYAW